A genomic region of Saccopteryx bilineata isolate mSacBil1 chromosome 1, mSacBil1_pri_phased_curated, whole genome shotgun sequence contains the following coding sequences:
- the LOC136320703 gene encoding mas-related G-protein coupled receptor member X2-like yields MLPGTQILFFLRVTIAECLSKNTTITPWGTELTPTNGIDQATPKYDKNSLIPTILGFIIALVGLPGNVAVLWLLGFRIRRKAFSVYVLNLAAADFLFLCCYTTYALDRFTGYFSSISAHILHFFFSVATTAYITGLSILSAISTERCLSVLWPIWYRCRRPKHMSAVLCSLLWALSLLLSLLDEMFCHILDSNTSVVCKVIYLITFAWLILLFVILSGSSLALLTRLLCGSQRVQLTQLYVTVMLTVLVFLLCGLPIGILTTWYQHDLISCIDKYLVPIILSCVNSCANPIIYFFVGSFRQRWWKRRQNLRVVLQRALQDTPEVDEHGESPPQETLAMSRSSLVS; encoded by the coding sequence atGCTTCCAGGtactcaaattttgttttttctcagggTCACCATCGCAGAGTGTCTGAGCAAAAATACGACTATCACACCCTGGGGAACCGAACTCACACCTACAAATGGAATCGACCAGGCCACTCCTAAATATGACAAGAACTCCTTGATCCCAACCATTCTGGGATTCATCATTGCCCTGGTTGGGCTGCCAGGAAACGTGGCCGTGCTCTGGCTCCTGGGCTTCCGCATACGAAGGAAGGCCTTCTCCGTTTACGTCCTCAACCTGGCAGCAGCCgacttcctcttcctctgctgcTATACTACATATGCCCTGGATAGATTCACTGGGTATTTCTCTTCCATCTCCGCACATATCCTGCACTTTTTCTTCAGTGTGGCAACCACTGCGTATATCACAGGCCTGAGCATTCTCAGTGCCATTAGCACAGAGCGCTGTCTGTCTGTTCTGTGGCCCATCTGGTACCGCTGCCGCCGCCCCAAACACATGTCAGCTGTCTTGTGTTCCCTTCTCTGGGCTCTTTCTCTGCTGCTGAGCCTCCTGGACGAGATGTTCTGTCACATTCTGGATAGTAACACTTCTGTTGTGTGTAAAGTGATTTATCTTATCACCTTTGCATGGCTGATTTTGTTATTTGTGATACTCTCTGGGTCCAGCCTGGCCCTGCTGACCAGACTGCTGTGTGGTTCCCAGCGGGTGCAGCTGACCCAGCTCTATGTGACTGTCATGCTCACGGTGCTGGTCTTCCTCCTCTGCGGCCTGCCCATCGGCATCCTTACTACCTGGTATCAACATGATCTGATTTCCTGCATTGATAAATACCTGGTTCCAATTATCCTGTCCTGTGTCAACAGCTGCGCAAACCCCATCATTTACTTCTTCGTTGGCTCCTTTAGGCAGCGATGGTGGAAGCGGCGACAGAATCTGAGGGTGGTTCTGCAGAGGGCTCTGCAGGACACTCCTGAAGTGGATGAACATGGGGAAAGCCCTCCTCAGGAGACACTGGCGATGTCAAGAAGCAGTCTGGTGTCCTGA